One window of the Zea mays cultivar B73 chromosome 3, Zm-B73-REFERENCE-NAM-5.0, whole genome shotgun sequence genome contains the following:
- the LOC103651673 gene encoding probable arabinosyltransferase ARAD1 yields the protein MAPRGRTLLLPLAAATVLVASTIFLFAAVGARWRPADTGLPVPPDAFPTAVTIALPNATTGKELSFLDENGRPDDSSSASASGATAVRCDPRAAAVRVFMYDMPPEFHFGLLGWSPPSPASVWPDVTDGSLPPPRYPGGLNQQHSVEYWLTLDLLSSSSFSLSPPCGRHSAVRVTDPRDADLVFVPFFASLSYNRHSRPLPPEKVGRDKALQEKLVGYLTARPEWRRFGGADHVIVAHHPNSLLHARAALSPAVFVLSDFGRYPPRVASLEKDVIAPYKHMAKTFVNDSAGFDDRPTLLYFRGAIYRKEGGTIRQELYYMLKDEKDVYFSFGSVQDHGASKASQGMHSSKFCLNIAGDTPSSNRMFDAIVSHCVPVIISDDIELPYEDVLDYSKFSIFVRSSDAVEKGHLMRLLSGVSKQRWTEMWSRLREVDRHFEYQYPSQKDDAVQMIWRSLSRKVPSIKLKVHRSGRFSRSGRGK from the exons ATGGCACCCCGCGGCCGCACCCTCCTCCTCCCGCTCGCCGCGGCCACTGTCCTCGTCGCCTCCACCATCTTCCTCTTCGCCGCCGTCGGCGCGCGCTGGCGGCCGGCCGACACCGGCCTCCCCGTCCCGCCCGACGCCTTCCCCACGGCCGTGACCATTGCTTTACCCAACGCCACCACAGGCAAAGAGCTCTCATTTCTTGACGAGAACGGCCGCCCGGACGACTCCTCCTCCGCCTCAGCATCCGGCGCCACCGCCGTCAGATGCgatccccgcgccgccgccgtcagGGTCTTCATGTACGACATGCCGCCCGAGTTCCACTTCGGCCTCCTCGGCTGGTCCCCGCCGTCCCCTGCCTCCGTCTGGCCAGACGTCACGGACGGCTCCCTGCCGCCGCCGCGCTACCCTGGGGGGCTCAACCAGCAGCACAGCGTTGAGTACTGGCTCACGCTCGACCtcctctcctcctcctccttctccttatcgcccCCCTGCGGCCGCCACTCCGCAGTGCGTGTCACCGACCCCCGCGACGCCGACCTCGTCTTCGTCCCCTTCTTCGCGTCCCTCAGCTACAACCGCCACTCCCGGCCCTTGCCGCCCGAGAAGGTCGGCAGGGACAAGGCACTCCAGGAGAAGCTGGTGGGGTACCTCACGGCGCGGCCGGAATGGAGGAGGTTCGGCGGAGCCGACCACGTCATCGTGGCGCACCACCCCAACAGCTTGCTGCACGCCCGGGCGGCGTTGTCCCCCGCAGTGTTCGTGCTGTCAGACTTCGGGAGGTACCCACCGAGGGTGGCCAGCTTGGAGAAGGATGTCATTGCGCCATACAAGCACATGGCCAAGACGTTCGTCAATGACTCGGCCGGGTTCGATGACCGGCCGACCCTGTTATACTTCCGGGGAGCAATTTACAGGAAGGAG GGAGGAACCATTCGACAGGAGCTATATTATATGCTCAAAGATGAAAAGGATGTTTACTTCTCCTTTGGGAGCGTCCAAGACCATGGGGCCAGCAAAGCTAGCCAAGGAATGCACTCATCAAAATTTTGCCTAAACATCGCCGGGGACACCCCTTCTTCCAACCGCATGTTTGATGCGATAGTGAGCCACTGTGTCCCCGTTATCATCAGCGATGACATCGAGCTACCTTACGAGGACGTGCTGGATTACTCAAAGTTCTCCATCTTTGTCCGCTCGTCCGATGCTGTCGAAAAGGGTCACCTGATGAGACTGCTCAGTGGTGTAAGCAAGCAACGATGGACAGAGATGTGGAGTAGGCTCAGAGAGGTGGACAGACATTTTGAATACCAGTATCCATCCCAGAAGGATGATGCGGTCCAGATGATCTGGCGGTCCTTGTCTAGAAAGGTGCCGTCAATTAAGCTGAAGGTTCATAGATCTGGAAGGTTTTCAAGATCTGGTAGGGGAAAATAA
- the LOC100194265 gene encoding 40S ribosomal protein S16 encodes MSTVLQRPTPGTVQCFGRKKTAVAVAYTKPGRGLIKVNGVPIELIRPEMLRLKAFEPILLAGRSRFKDIDMRIRVRGGGKTSQIYAIRQAVAKGLVAYYQKYVDEAAKKEVKDIFTRYDRTLLVADPRRCEPKKFGGRGARARFQKSYR; translated from the coding sequence ATGTCTACCGTGCTCCAGCGCCCGACCCCCGGCACGGTCCAGTGCTTCGGCCGCAAGAAGACGGCTGTGGCCGTCGCCTACACCAAGCCGGGGCGCGGGCTGATCAAGGTGAACGGCGTCCCGATTGAGCTCATCAGGCCGGAGATGCTCCGCCTCAAGGCCTTCGAGCCCATCCTGCTGGCGGGGCGCTCCAGGTTCAAGGACATCGACATGAGGATCCGCGTCCGAGGCGGCGGGAAGACGTCGCAGATCTACGCCATTCGCCAGGCCGTCGCCAAGGGGCTCGTCGCCTACTACCAGAAGTACGTCGACGAGGCCGCCAAGAAGGAGGTCAAGGACATCTTCACCCGGTACGACCGCACCCTTCTCGTCGCCGACCCCAGGCGCTGCGAGCCGAAGAAGTTCGGTGGTCGCGGCGCCCGCGCCAGGTTCCAGAAGTCCTACCGTTGA